A region from the Prionailurus viverrinus isolate Anna chromosome E2, UM_Priviv_1.0, whole genome shotgun sequence genome encodes:
- the HSPB6 gene encoding heat shock protein beta-6, with amino-acid sequence MEIPVPVQPSWLRRASAPLPGRLFDQRFGEGLLEAELAALCPATLAPYYLRAPSVALPAAQVPTEPGHFSVLLDVKHFSPEEIAVKVVGDHVEVHARHEERPDEHGYIAREFHRRYRLPPGVDPAAVTSALSPEGVLSIQAAPATAQATAQAPPPPQAAAK; translated from the exons ATGGAGATCCCCGTGCCTGTGCAGCCGTCTTGGCTGCGCCGCGCCTCGGCCCCTTTGCCCGGGCGCCTCTTCGACCAGCGCTTCGGCGAGGGGCTGCTGGAAGCCGAGCTGGCTGCGCTCTGCCCCGCCACGCTGGCCCCCTACTACCTGCGCGCACCCAGCGTGGCGCTGCCTGCCGCCCAG GTCCCGACGGAACCTGGGCATTTCTCGGTGCTGCTGGACGTGAAGCACTTTTCCCCAGAGGAAATCGCCGTCAAGGTGGTTGGCGACCACGTGGAGGTGCATGCGCGCCACGAGGAGCGCCCG gatgAGCATGGATACATCGCACGCGAGTTCCACCGCCGCTACCGCTTGCCGCCTGGTGTGGACCCTGCCGCCGTGACGTCTGCGCTGTCTCCTGAGGGCGTCCTGTCCATCCAGGCCGCTCCCGCGACAGCCCAGGCGACGGCCCAGGCTCCACCGCCGCCGCAGGCTGCTGCCAAGTAG